ACATAAAGTAGAGTATCAAAACACCTAGTGTAAAAGTACCATGCACAGACAGGGTTTATCTTGTAAGCCTCATAGAGTAGACAATAAATGTACTCATTTGAATGtgaaaagacaatgtaaacaatgatgATACTAAAACAACAATAGTTAGTACAAGGAGAGAGCAGGAACAGTGGCCATTCATAACTAACAATACAGATAAATTCTATGTTAGGGGGTCTAACCTAATCCCTAAACTAACTTTAACTCCCTAGCTGTGATACAATTGTATGTCTTTTGTACAGTCAGTCAGATCAGTCCATTCTTGCTGGAAAAAAATGAGATTTATCACAGACATTAGTAAATCTTTGGAAACATGAACATCCCATACCTGGTTTGTCTTTTCCCATCTCCACCAGCACTCATATGAGATGTAGCACTACTTTCTCTACTCAGATAATAATCCTTTTCTGGTTTAACAATGCCTTCTTCCAACTGAAAAGTTAGCTCCCTTGAAATTTGTTTCTGATCTGTTTCTCCTTCCTCCTCCTCCAGTCCAGGCAGTGGTAAACCATTTTCTTCTGGTGCCGTCGGAGGTCTCTTAGGAGAGCTAAGATGAGTACCTGAGAACTCACCAGGTGGTAATATCTGAGCAGAGTACATTTGTCCTTTGTTTCCCTTGATGTAAGTGGGTGTAGCCGAATCAAAGATTTGATGGGCCATTCTTTTTCCATCATCCTCAATGGGTTTCTGTTTAGCTGCTCTCTGTTGCCATTGATACAGGAATATCTGTCTTTCACAAGATTTGTGTCCCCATTCTGCAGCTATTGTTAATGGTGTCTTACCATTCTCGTCAGGGTCATCAATCTTAGCTCCTCTGTTTAACAAGACTTCAACACAGTTGTTTTTACCCTGAGCAGCAGCAATATGTAATGATGTACGTCCATTTGGTGTTTTGGCTAGTACATCAGCACCTGTGTAGAgaaattgaaagtaaaacaaatatgtTCTACAGTACTTGTGAATGCTGGAACCTTATGCAGGGTTCTTCCTAGTCTCGTAGTAAGACCTCAGTTCTGCACTCGGAAGGTTGTTGATCAAAAGCGGAAGATGACAGTACTTTTTGGGCAAACCTTCAACAAAGCCTTTGGTGCTAAGTTACATGTGGTGATTTATGGACAAACCAAAGTCAAATATGAGTTGTAAGGAAACATTTAACCATGTATGAACACTGTTTTTAAAGGTGCACAGACAGATGGTACATATACACTTATGCTTTCAAATATGCATCATATATGTTGGAGAGAGTAAGAGACATTtgccaagcctccagcctggatcCATGGATTGTTTGAAAACAAActtgaagacttatttgttatTAAACCAAAGCCTACAGTGTGCATTACACATTCagtgctactgaacagaacattgctctggaaatcaaTGCTATAGCaatttgactgattgattgactgatctCTCATCAACATCTATGGAATTATGCTGGATGACTTTGAATATTACAACTGAagttatttgtacatgtacctgcatCAATTAGCCTTGACACTAGGTGGGTATTTCCTCTATGTGCAGCTATACACAAAGCAACGAATGCCCTCTCTTTAATCCAAGCAACTCTTTGTCTTTGGTGCATTCTCTCTGAATTGGGTGTGGTGTACTTTGTGTCTTGGGTAACTCCTAATGAAAACACCTAGAAGACGTAACATACAGTAAGAGAATGTTAAGAGTGATAAacacataatataatttttttaaatataaatttaagtGTGAATCTCTGTGTAAGATTGGGGTAACCCCAAATGAAAATACCCAGAAGACATAACACATAACAAGAGAATAAAAgtaataaacataaaaaattccTTCAACCCTTCAAATATTAGTCCAAGCCTACATCTGTGTAAGATTGGGGTAACTCCTGATGACGATACCCAGAAGACATAACAACTAACAATAGACCGATAAGAGCAATAAACACCTACAATTCCTTCAAATACTAATCCAAGACTTAATTTCTCTGTGTACGATTAGGTAATCCTTTATCATGGATAATCAAGCATTGTTGAATCACAAGCAACCAACTGTTGTTCGAGTCTATTTGTTTCAAGGGAATTCTGTAGGTGACAATGCAACACATTACCTTACAACTGGTTTACAAGATGTAtcataaattaaaaagaaaCTCAAACCTTTTGACGTTTGTACCATGGTGTATACAACAACTTTGAGGTTGCCCCTCCCCCAGCCCACTCATGCAAAACAAAGCAAGGATTAACCATACCCCCTAGTGCCAATTGTGAAAATCTCAATTACTTGATACTTCAATAACGGATAGACCCTAGGGCCTGCGTGACACTGACTACATTTACTTTGTTGATGAGCCAAGAAGAGGGATTGGTACATTGAGCTCCAGGGGTAAAGAACATAGTTTACAACACAGTCTTTGTGTTTCTAGTATTGTTTACATCACATGTTTTCTGAAAATTATGACTCAGAGCCTGTAAGGCTTTCCTGGTGGTTAAACTCTTTAAAAGAATGTTAGCCAATTCATTTGACAACAAGTTTTGATATAAGAAATGGCTACCAAAGCCAGGGTGTGTAAGTGCTTCCAGGGCCGGCTAAAAGttaatttgttttgtctatGATCAAAAATTGCTTTCCATCCTTTATTTGCAGAAAAATAGTGTTAAGATGACTACCATGTTTAATGTTTACAGGGAATAAAAGCAAAGCTGGTTTTTCCCTAGccatatttcaaaatcaaaagcTCAGTCAAACTTTGACCAAACCACATCCATGCAGATTACGAGCTATAGATACTCTAATAATTTAACCATCCCACGACTTGAATTTTACTTTGACACTTGCATGCCAGTAAGATTTTAAGCCAAGTGATCTATTTCAGCTATAATTTTCTGTGATTTCAATTGGTCTAACAGACTTTCACCTTATAGATTTGGTAGTccagataaacatacaatgtttagtagtctgtgccCTGAGCTGCTGCTAAGTTTGAGCCCTGCATTAACCAGACAATTTGCGGAAATGCCAGTGAATCACTCATGTCTGACAGCATCAACTCAAACCCTGCCTTCAAAGTTTGTCTGTGACTACATACCTTTTCCACATCTCCCTCTGCTACAGCTTCTACCAAAGTCTTCCACATGTTCCAGACATGAAGATTTATCGTAGCACCTGGTacaatgtcatgatatttgatATCTGTGTCATCTATCATATCAGCTGTTGATGAAAGCAAATAGCAGAAAATTAAAAAACTCAGTCTGGTTTTTACTCTTTTAAATGCCTACTATTCTCCTGTAATTTCATTagttaaatcatagaccctccatgagggtctatggttaaattgtatttttactgGTTGATTTTTCAAACTTTTGTGGGAATTAAAAAACATTCTATAGTATTGGATAAGTgtaatgtacattatgtatcCATTACTCAATTTAAATACCAGTATTCAAGCACTGTAGTGTATTCAAAATGCCAAgtcattgatttttttgaaaGCTTTCTGCTGTTCTTGAAATATTCAGGAGGAATTTCCTGATGAAAAATACATTAACTTTATACTTTGTGTATTGGAattttaaatgtcattttaattaGAATTTGGGGTCAGAAAACACAGTTGTCTCACAGAACTATAAAAACTGTTTGTCCCAAACGAATAAATGATCTCACCTAATGCTTCCACTGATAAGATGGCACTAATACAAGCACTTGGCATTAACACATGGGTCTTTAACAGGacaataaatgaatgtatatgtgtgtgcttgaacctcagaccactattgaAAATGTCAATAGTGTCTGAGCTTGAACTGAGTCTGAAGTATGTCTAATGATTGTAGTTTTTCAACAGTTACACAATGTAATAACTTTTATGAGTTAAAATTTTAAACCCTGTCTTAAACATTTCATTGCTTcttttaataaattatgtacatgtagttgcatAAATGTTTCATGTGAGTCGTCCATTAAACTTTCCACAACTTCTTACTTTATACAGATATTTGGTACCTACAAAAGTAAAGGCCTGCCACTATTACTGAATAATTCACAAGTTTACTGAATTGCACGTGACTACAACATAACCTAACATCATTTGTATTTCAATGGCTGGGACAATGCGGATAttacttttcaaaaaacacaaataaatatatattttttttaaatcctacCTTCATCTAGATATGTTATTCTTTGTAAGTGACTTGGTAGTCCACCAACGAATTCGACCAGAGCCTTTAGTTCTCCAATTTTCATATCATTGTAGATGTTTGCTAAAGGAAAGTTTTCGTTTGTGAATGTCCTGACTGTTAAATTAAACTTGCGTTCTTTGGCAGCTTGTTGGTTCTTCCCCTTTCGTCCTGTTTTGCTCGCCATGTTGGTCTCGGTGTAAATTTGGCGGTTTGACACAACCCCCTACTTGAAAGAAATACTGAGGGTTGATACTTGAGATAGAATCGTACCAAAGTACAACGGTTCTCACAGAAAGGCCATTCCAGCTTTCTTTCACTTGTCACACATAATGGATCACGTAATCGTAACAGGATACACTTGTAGTATCGTAAGATGGGAGTGCATGTACTGTATTCAACGCGTCGACTTCACTATGGAAACAGTGGCCTTTAGATTGTTTAGGTAATTCCTCTTGACCTTATTCTAAAGCCCTCGATTTTGGATCGGCGAAGACGAAGCTCATAGGACTGCCACTTCTAACACGTTTCCGACGAAGTACAGTACGAACGTCTACCTCCGTTGCCTTCTCAAGACTGAACTGACTGTCTTCTGTTTACAGCAGCGCAGCAACAAAAAATTGGTCGGAGTCTGCGCAGTTGAGTTTATTGTAACCAATattattgtcattgaaaaaaaatctgtcaTTTATGTATAGTTCTTTGAAAATGTGAGTGACTTGATTATGGACAATAATAAGCACTGTATGGGGACGTGATCTGGTCACTCTTTCCCCAAAATTTGGAAAGAATATTGTGACTTTGTGTTAGGTCACGCTCGGCCAATCAaattttttgtaactttttgcaggcGACCTAGGGTAGCTCGGGTCAACGCGTTCCCGGATGTTACATAAACCTTCTGCTTTAGCACTGAAATATCAACGACAAAATGCTTTCGTGTGCATTCAGATCTGCACGAAATGTAGTCGTAAGTATCACTTTCTCACTCTGTAATACTTATGCATCATATTTAAGATGTACTTTTTTCGACTGTGTAGAAATCATGTTTCTAAAGACCCAGGAATTGTGCACGTACTAGGTGAACTTCATGAAGTCCATCAGTGGCATCACCTCGATCGAGCCAACAAACATATGTATATTGCACGTATTTAGTAGTGAACAGTATTACATCCATACACCGTGTATGACGTGTTCATTTTAGTTCTGACACTTTTGTCACAAGAACTTCGTAATCAGATCTATGTTTTGATCTGAACAGGTTATGAATTTTGGTACTCAGATTCGTTTAGTTTCCCCAGTACAAATGTACTCATTTTGGTTAGCAGAGGTTGACATTTTCTGAATTTTAGATTTGATAGATGTCAGCAtgaaagttttcattttaataacaaTTGGATATATTGAGTAGATATTAATGcaaatgtattacagtaattTGGATAAATAGGTAGTGCATTTGTTCAGTATTGTCAATTATTTTGATCATAATTAGTCAATAATGTATCACTAGCAGAGTCACTCACGTACATTTACCCATGAAAGTGTACTTTGCCTCTATTCAGTTGAGGTAAAACATACACTGTAGTTTGTATGGCAAAGCATACTCCTAGAAGATGGTTAGGTAAATTCTAGTTTTGCACATTAAGTGAAAACAAACAATCACCTAATtctcttgtatttttttttgacagAGAAGCCATGTTAGGGCTTTCCATAGGACATCCCCAGCATGCTCTGGTCAGCTTTTTGTGGTAAGTTTTCACTTGTTCTGACATGGCTGGCCATCTTAGGCTTCTATGATTAAAGTGATACAAACTGAATACAAATCTTTCTCCTTTAGTATATTTCCTATTACACCAGACCAAAGATGACACTAGCTTCCCATTGGTTCTGCAGCAGCGCACTACCTCCAAAATAGGTGAAAAAAAGAACCATACcaaatatgtattttgatattgttaCCAAATTTCAGATCCACCTTTGGTTGTTAAAGTGCAAGCATATAATATCACAGTGACTATGTAATATGAaagtgtttccatggtaaccagtCTAGATACACACAGGGAGGATTCATTCATATTCTACTAGTCATATGACAAGTCTACTTCATTGAACTGTatacatcaacaacaacaacaacaacaacaacaacaacaacaacaacaacagcagcagcagtagcTGAAGAAGGCCAAGTGAATTACCTGAAGCATACTACTTGCTAGATAAATTATTATCCAATGTGTCATGAATCATCCATCATGCATGCAATGAGAAAAAGAATTCCAGTTGCATTGAGTGCATCATTTTCACATGCAataataaatgaactttgtgaCACAAGGTACAAGTTTTATGTGTGTTTTGGTTTAGTTGATGTAGTGTTATAAACAATGTGTCTCATTTACATCTTTCAGCATAGAGACACACCAGACAATAACCCAGACACACCTTTTGAATTTACAGCAGATAACATGAAGGTAAGTTGTAATTATTAGATAGAGGTACaaggtgtagactgtaagatatatcatGGCATTCTTCCCACGTTCGCTATTTGTGGCTGATAGGCCATGACATGTTGTATGATAATGTTATAGACTACACTAGCTTCCAGAAACATTTACAACTAGTGACT
This portion of the Glandiceps talaboti chromosome 7, keGlaTala1.1, whole genome shotgun sequence genome encodes:
- the LOC144437564 gene encoding uncharacterized protein LOC144437564, coding for MASKTGRKGKNQQAAKERKFNLTVRTFTNENFPLANIYNDMKIGELKALVEFVGGLPSHLQRITYLDEADMIDDTDIKYHDIVPGATINLHVWNMWKTLVEAVAEGDVEKVFSLGVTQDTKYTTPNSERMHQRQRVAWIKERAFVALCIAAHRGNTHLVSRLIDAGADVLAKTPNGRTSLHIAAAQGKNNCVEVLLNRGAKIDDPDENGKTPLTIAAEWGHKSCERQIFLYQWQQRAAKQKPIEDDGKRMAHQIFDSATPTYIKGNKGQMYSAQILPPGEFSGTHLSSPKRPPTAPEENGLPLPGLEEEEGETDQKQISRELTFQLEEGIVKPEKDYYLSRESSATSHMSAGGDGKRQTRQLTEAEKKKKSYDAWLAQKQAKEKKIRDQRREQQQMKKIKAADEKRAVVEREKSYDSWLKDQKQGKAHPSRPQFGVHRGRSPGPASPDDKTFDLLRLRKEMDIFNTVPVT